A part of Lacerta agilis isolate rLacAgi1 chromosome 7, rLacAgi1.pri, whole genome shotgun sequence genomic DNA contains:
- the MROH1 gene encoding maestro heat-like repeat-containing protein family member 1 isoform X4, with product MSESRVKRLAMTLMDATTDKDPLVHEQIFSALCYLGGAEPEEILNACEEYLRQHDKLAYPHRIIILRAMEAVVRSNLAQLDKSTAKIVIFLASNEMTKSKDIIFEWQQAASNVLVAVGRRFINKVMEEVLSKFQPGILPHYFIVQTFANLSMTNVFGMVPFLNSILGTMLPMLGMAKQDNMKTVFCYALQNFSESIQEYMANLDQAPDPTVRRDTFSNEIFSAYEVLFNNWLQTRETKLRLAVVEALGPMSHLLPSEKLEEQLPRLVPGILTLYRKPAEAYYVSKSLCQILEAAVNIGSRTLDTQLEALLNALQLQICSPLDSSTPVQLKNHNEVLRCFTVLASSFPDRLLGFLLPKLESGNERTRVGTLTILRQIINSASSQMEIKKPFILSSMKLPLQDNNNKVKRAVVQLISAMAHHGYLEQPGGEALIEFLIRQCALPADQPPQLPRRHSLEMEDLTDGHVRDISVNTLFLISTTVDRMADVLWPYLLEFVIPIHLSNALTPLCKSLIFLAAQRQEKDEPDFQLLYEAGATLPTPHALLARLLVVSSQPHVGEGRAAAVLRLLNVLHLSVHKALGPLWGKQIPALVEHLEANTKASLSQKEWEDQLLKFLRQTLAAISDTPWTSQLILEMCRQLSSYNGSPLEKNFLYKCIGTALAACPNKDLVRKQLQELLETARYQEEAEREGLASCLGLCAVSHLDETLAKLEEFVKSDVFKKSAGLFSIFKDRSDNEVEKVKSTLILCYGFVAKHAPKELVLARIDADILRNIFLYFNTKDLMLKLCLIRSICLICQAICNSTQSGDFTFSRKAELVSQMMDFIKAEPLDSLRTPIRQKAMTACMFLVVLEPPLSEAEKAELVETSLGSVLPLPLPEALREKDGPPGLEAEHKEPLWCDTLRALKDLLKSILHRHMTPHGLQTMFEHLSPWIKSTKEHERERGVEVSAAVLEFYREKLNVNTVVPFYNVGLLIALFAPRCTDSLAGTRQHAVDCVYSLLYIQLYYEGFARDHKDESLEKLKALKAGLRDPDVNTLFQACCNIAKVIAKRLPPDQLLSLLLSMLEGLADPDKNCSRAATVVVNSLLKERGAVLLEKVPEILAMVHCKLQEVEEEAVRKAAQQTVHILATQHKAAVVSSLLGNPLPLDSCSCLMWRALASEPPLATQVLELLLEKVNRDVPYKENKSFLRGSGSERVATFFPLAATCALHEIMSVPECGQAIVGLYAELFVSLLLRVSCTVGVHLPKNMQSKERKSAGRGQPLRPLDPCSSAVETLKAMLTQGGSEEVARAVSASGGWESLRSMERHHDGVAVLASAMAKHAGPKLPLIVKTLSPMLNSIYDSQRLTTTAFFAELLSSNVVNDLVLLASVMDSMTARQRDPCTSVRMLALRGLGNMASGSPEKVRRHGAQLLASMMNGMDDKDDPHSLVALEAMGGLAKILGFLEERDVRSMLLHIAIRIRPFFDSEKHELRRSSILLFGHLTKFSAGSCEEAFFEQILNGLVTLLLHLQDPKPEVVKACKFALRQCGPSMGCAVLCDMFQNHLHEDRSLHYGEFMNDACKHLMQYYPDTLSRLVATNLFYFKSNWPDIRAAAPMFVGFLVLHVDREHSQQLDLDELIAALTVLLKDPVTAVRVKVAETLGRLVRIV from the exons ATGTCTGAGTCACGGGTGAAAA GGCTGGCTATGACCCTGATGGATGCCACAACAGATAAGGACCCTCTGGTCCACGAGCAAATATTCAGTGCTCTGTGCTACCTGGGAGGAGCGGAGCCGGAGGAGATCCTGAATGCCTGCGAGGAGTACCTGCGGCAGCACGACAAG ctGGCTTACCCACACCGCATAATCATCCTGCGGGCCATGGAGGCGGTGGTGAGGAGCAACCTGGCTCAGCTGGACAAGAGCACAGCCAAGATCGTCATCTTCCTGGCCTCCAACGAGATGACCAAGTCGAAG GACATCATCTTTGAGTGGCAGCAGGCGGCCAGCAATGTCCTAGTGGCAGTCGGGAGGCGCTTCATCAACAAGGTGATGGAGGAAGTGCTGTCCAAGTTCCAGCCTGGAATCCTGCCCCATTACTTCATTGTACAGACCTTTGCCAACCTCTCCATGACCAACG TGTTTGGGATGGTGCCGTTCCTCAACTCCATTCTGGGGACGATGCTGCCCATGCTGGGGATGGCCAAGCAGGACAACATGAAGACCGTTTTCTGCTACG CTTTGCAGAACTTCAGCGAGAGCATCCAGGAGTACATGGCGAATCTGGACCAGGCGCCCGACCCGACGGTGAGGCGAGACACCTTCTCCAATGAAATCTTCAGCGCTTACGAAGTCCTTTTCAACAACTGGCTACAGACCCGGGAAACCAAG CTGAGACTGGCCGTCGTGGAGGCGCTTGGCCCCATGAGCCACCTGCTGCCCAGTGAGAAGCTGGAGGAGCAGCTCCCTCGCCTCGTCCCAGGGATCCTGACCCTGTACAGGAAGCCAGCAGAGGCCTACTATGTGTCCAAG AGCTTGTGCCAGATCCTCGAGGCAGCAGTCAACATCGGCAGCCGCACGTTGGACACGCAGCTGGAGGCCCTGCTCAACGCCCTGCAGCTCCAG ATCTGCTCCCCTCTGGACTCCTCCACACCAGTCCAGCTGAAGAATCACAATGAGGTCCTTCGTTGTTTCACTGTGCTTG CCTCTTCCTTCCCGGACCGTTTGCTGGGATTTCTGCTTCCAAAGCTGGAGTCGGGCAACGAGCGGACGCGAGTGGGAACCCTCACTATCCTGCGCCAAATCATCAACAGTgcct CCTCTCAGATGGAGATCAAGAAGCCATTCATCCTTTCTTCCATGAAGCTGCCCCTGCAGGACAACAACAATAAG GTGAAGCGGGCTGTGGTGCAACTGATCAGCGCCATGGCCCACCACGGGTACCTGGAGCAGCCGGGCGGGGAAGCCCTGATCGAGTTCCTCATCCGCCAGTGTGCCCTCCCCGCGGACCAG CCCCCCCAGCTCCCGCGGAGACATTCCCTAGAAATGGAGGACTTGACCGACGGCCACGTCCGGGACATCAGTGTGAACACGCTTTTCCTCATCAGCACTACGGTGGACAGGATGGCCGAC GTCCTCTGGCCGTACCTGCTGGAGTTTGTGATCCCCATCCACTTGAGCAACGCCCTGACCCCGCTCTGCAAGAGCCTCATCTTTCTGGCTGCGCAGAGGCAAGAGAAGGACGAGCCCGACTTCCAGCTCCTCTACGAAGCCGGGG CAACCCTCCCGACCCCTCATGCTCTCCTGGCAAGGCTTCTG GTCGTCTCTTCCCAGCCTCACGTGGGAGAAGGTCGTGCTGCCGCCGTCCTTCGCCTCCTGAACGTGCTCCACCTCAGCGTCCACAAGGCTCTGGGGCCGCTGTGGGGCAAGCAGATCCCCGCGTTGGTGGAACACCTGGAAG CAAATACGAAGGCTTCTCTGTCCCAGAAGGAATGGGAAGACCAGCTGCTCAAG TTCCTTCGACAGACCCTGGCGGCCATTTCGGACACACCTTGGACCAGTCAGCTGATCCTGGAGATGTGCAGACAGCTGAGCAGTTACAACGGGTCTCCTCTGGAGAAG AACTTCCTCTACAAATGCATTGGGACGGCCTTGGCTGCTTGTCCAAACAAGGATCTGGTGCGGAAGCAACTGCAGGAGCTCCTGGAAACGGCCAGATACCAGGAGGAAGCAGAGCGAGAG GGCCTGGCCTCCTGCCTGGGGCTGTGTGCCGTCAGTCACCTGGATGAGACCCTTGCCAAGCTGGAGGAGTTCGTGAAGTCGGATGTCTTCAAAAAATCCGCAGGGCTGTTCAGTATCTTCAAG GATCGCAGTGACAACGAGGTGGAGAAGGTCAAGAGCACCCTCATCCTGTGCTACGGCTTTGTGGCCAAGCACGCCCCGAAGGAGCTGGTGCTGGCGCGGATCGATGCCGACATCCTCCGCAACATCTTCCTCTACTTCAACACAAAG GACCTGATGCTGAAGCTGTGTCTCATCCGGAGCATCTGCCTCATCTGCCAGGCCATCTGCAACAGCACCCAGTCGGGCGACTTCACCTTCTCCCGCAAGGCGGAGCTGGTTTCGCAGATGATG GATTTTATCAAGGCGGAGCCTCTGGACTCCCTGCGAACTCCCATCCGCCAGAAGGCGATGACAGCCTGCATGTTCCTGGT GGTCCTGGAGCCGCCCCTGAGCGAGGCGGAGAAGGCTGAGCTGGTGGAGACGTCCCTGGGCAGcgtcctccccctgcccctgccgGAAGCCCTCAGGGAGAAGGACGGGCCGCCGGGGCTGGAGGCTGAGCACAAAGAG CCTCTGTGGTGCGACACCCTTCGTGCCCTCAAGGACCTGCTGAAGAGCATCCTGCACAGACACATGACCCCCCACGGCCTGCAGACCATGTTTGAG CACCTGAGCCCCTGGATCAAGTCCACCAAGGAGCACGAGAGGGAGCGAGGCGTCGAAGTGAGCGCGGCCGTCTTGGAGTTCTACCGGGAGAAGCTGAACGTCAAC ACGGTGGTCCCTTTCTACAACGTGGGGCTGCTGATTGCGCTCTTCGCCCCCCGCTGCACTGACTCCCTGGCCGGCACCCGCCAGCACGCGGTCGACTGCGTCTACAGCCTTTTGTACATCCAGCTGTACTATGAGG GGTTTGCTCGAGATCATAAGGACGAGTCTCTGGAGAAGCTGAAAGCCCTGAAGGCCGGCCTGAGGGACCCCGACGTCAACACCCTCTTCCAGGCCTGCTGCAACATAGCCAAG GTCATAGCCAAGCGCCTCCCCCCCGACCAgctgctcagcctcctcctctccatgcTGGAGGGCTTGGCGGATCCGGACAAGAACTGTTCCCGGGCAGCCACCGTGGTGGTCAACTCCCTCCTGAAGGAGCGTGGGGCTGTCCTGCTGGAGaag GTGCCGGAGATCCTGGCGATGGTGCACTGCAAGCTGcaggaggtggaagaggaggcTGTCCGGAAGGCAGCCCAGCAGACGGTCCACATCCTGGCCACCCAGCACAAGGCCGCCGTGGTCTCCAGCCTCCTGGGCAACCCTCTGCCCTTGGACAG CTGCAGCTGCCTCATGTGGCGGGCCCTGGCCTCGGAGCCCCCCCTCGCCACCCAGGTCTTGGAGCTGCTCCTGGAGAAAGTGAACCGGGACGTCCCCTACAAAGAGAACAAGTCCTTCTTGCGGGGCAGCGGCTCTGAGCGCGTGGCCACTTTCTTCCCCCTGGCG gcCACATGTGCTCTGCATGAGATCATGTCTGTCCCGGAGTGTGGCCAGGCCATCGTgggcctctatgccgagctcttTGTCTCCCTCCTGCTCCGGGTCAGCTGCACGGTGGGCGTCCATCTCCCCAAGAACATGCAGTCCAAGGAGAGGAAGAGCGCCGGCCGCGGGCAGCCCCTCCGGCCGCTGGACCCCTGCAG CTCTGCAGTGGAGACCCTCAAGGCCATGCTGACGCAGGGGGGCAGCGAAGAGGTGGCCAGGGCAGTGTCTGCCTCCGGCGGCTGGGAGTCCCTGAGGAGCATGGAGAGGCACCACGACGGCGTTGCCGTCCTGGCCAG CGCCATGGCGAAGCACGCTGGGCCCAAGCTGCCCCTGATTGTGAAGACCCTCTCCCCCATGCTGAACAGCATCTACGACAGCCAGCGCTTGACCACCACGGCCTTCTTTGCGGAG CTCCTCAGCAGCAACGTGGTGAATGACCTGGTCCTGCTGGCGTCTGTGATGGACAGCATGACGGCCCGGCAGAGGGACCCCTGCACCTCCGTGCGGATGCTGGCCCTGCGGGGCCTGGGCAACATGGCTTCAGGCTCGCCGGAGAAG GTGAGGCGGCACGGGGCTCAGCTGCTGGCTTCCATGATGAACGGCATGGATGACAAGGACGATCCCCACAGCCTGGTTGCCCTGGAAGCCATGGGGGGCCTGGCCAAGATCCTGGGCTTTCTGGAGGAGAGGGACGTCCGCTCCATGCTGCTCCACATCGCCATCCGCATCCGGCCGTTCTTCGATAGT GAGAAGCACGAGCTCCGCAGGTCGTCCATCCTCCTCTTTGGCCACCTGACCAAGTTCAGTGCCGGCAGCTGCGAAGAGGCTTTCTTTGAGCAGATCCTGAACGGGCTGGTCACCCTGCTGCTTCACTTGCAGGACCCAAAGCCAGAGGTCGTCAAG gcttgcAAGTTTGCCCTGCGCCAGTGCGGCCCCAGCATGGGCTGCGCCGTCCTTTGCGACATGTTCCAAAACCACCTCCATGAGGACCGCAGCCTCCACTATGGCGAGTTCATGAATGACGCCTGCAAACACCTG ATGCAGTATTACCCCGACACGCTGAGTCGTCTGGTGGCCACAAACCTCTTCTACTTCAAGAGCAACTGGCCGGACATCCGGGCGGCTGCCCCCATGTTTGTAG GCTTCCTTGTCCTCCACGTTGACAGAGAGCACAGCCAGCAGCTGGACCTGGATGAGCTCATTGCCG
- the MROH1 gene encoding maestro heat-like repeat-containing protein family member 1 isoform X3 yields the protein MSESRVKRLAMTLMDATTDKDPLVHEQIFSALCYLGGAEPEEILNACEEYLRQHDKLAYPHRIIILRAMEAVVRSNLAQLDKSTAKIVIFLASNEMTKSKDIIFEWQQAASNVLVAVGRRFINKVMEEVLSKFQPGILPHYFIVQTFANLSMTNVFGMVPFLNSILGTMLPMLGMAKQDNMKTVFCYALQNFSESIQEYMANLDQAPDPTVRRDTFSNEIFSAYEVLFNNWLQTRETKLRLAVVEALGPMSHLLPSEKLEEQLPRLVPGILTLYRKPAEAYYVSKSLCQILEAAVNIGSRTLDTQLEALLNALQLQICSPLDSSTPVQLKNHNEVLRCFTVLASSFPDRLLGFLLPKLESGNERTRVGTLTILRQIINSASSQMEIKKPFILSSMKLPLQDNNNKVKRAVVQLISAMAHHGYLEQPGGEALIEFLIRQCALPADQPPQLPRRHSLEMEDLTDGHVRDISVNTLFLISTTVDRMADVLWPYLLEFVIPIHLSNALTPLCKSLIFLAAQRQEKDEPDFQLLYEAGATLPTPHALLARLLVVSSQPHVGEGRAAAVLRLLNVLHLSVHKALGPLWGKQIPALVEHLEGKANTKASLSQKEWEDQLLKFLRQTLAAISDTPWTSQLILEMCRQLSSYNGSPLEKNFLYKCIGTALAACPNKDLVRKQLQELLETARYQEEAEREGLASCLGLCAVSHLDETLAKLEEFVKSDVFKKSAGLFSIFKDRSDNEVEKVKSTLILCYGFVAKHAPKELVLARIDADILRNIFLYFNTKDLMLKLCLIRSICLICQAICNSTQSGDFTFSRKAELVSQMMDFIKAEPLDSLRTPIRQKAMTACMFLVVLEPPLSEAEKAELVETSLGSVLPLPLPEALREKDGPPGLEAEHKEPLWCDTLRALKDLLKSILHRHMTPHGLQTMFEHLSPWIKSTKEHERERGVEVSAAVLEFYREKLNVNTVVPFYNVGLLIALFAPRCTDSLAGTRQHAVDCVYSLLYIQLYYEGFARDHKDESLEKLKALKAGLRDPDVNTLFQACCNIAKVIAKRLPPDQLLSLLLSMLEGLADPDKNCSRAATVVVNSLLKERGAVLLEKVPEILAMVHCKLQEVEEEAVRKAAQQTVHILATQHKAAVVSSLLGNPLPLDSCSCLMWRALASEPPLATQVLELLLEKVNRDVPYKENKSFLRGSGSERVATFFPLAATCALHEIMSVPECGQAIVGLYAELFVSLLLRVSCTVGVHLPKNMQSKERKSAGRGQPLRPLDPCSSAVETLKAMLTQGGSEEVARAVSASGGWESLRSMERHHDGVAVLASAMAKHAGPKLPLIVKTLSPMLNSIYDSQRLTTTAFFAELLSSNVVNDLVLLASVMDSMTARQRDPCTSVRMLALRGLGNMASGSPEKVRRHGAQLLASMMNGMDDKDDPHSLVALEAMGGLAKILGFLEERDVRSMLLHIAIRIRPFFDSEKHELRRSSILLFGHLTKFSAGSCEEAFFEQILNGLVTLLLHLQDPKPEVVKACKFALRQCGPSMGCAVLCDMFQNHLHEDRSLHYGEFMNDACKHLMQYYPDTLSRLVATNLFYFKSNWPDIRAAAPMFVGFLVLHVDREHSQQLDLDELIAALTVLLKDPVTAVRVKVAETLGRLVRIV from the exons ATGTCTGAGTCACGGGTGAAAA GGCTGGCTATGACCCTGATGGATGCCACAACAGATAAGGACCCTCTGGTCCACGAGCAAATATTCAGTGCTCTGTGCTACCTGGGAGGAGCGGAGCCGGAGGAGATCCTGAATGCCTGCGAGGAGTACCTGCGGCAGCACGACAAG ctGGCTTACCCACACCGCATAATCATCCTGCGGGCCATGGAGGCGGTGGTGAGGAGCAACCTGGCTCAGCTGGACAAGAGCACAGCCAAGATCGTCATCTTCCTGGCCTCCAACGAGATGACCAAGTCGAAG GACATCATCTTTGAGTGGCAGCAGGCGGCCAGCAATGTCCTAGTGGCAGTCGGGAGGCGCTTCATCAACAAGGTGATGGAGGAAGTGCTGTCCAAGTTCCAGCCTGGAATCCTGCCCCATTACTTCATTGTACAGACCTTTGCCAACCTCTCCATGACCAACG TGTTTGGGATGGTGCCGTTCCTCAACTCCATTCTGGGGACGATGCTGCCCATGCTGGGGATGGCCAAGCAGGACAACATGAAGACCGTTTTCTGCTACG CTTTGCAGAACTTCAGCGAGAGCATCCAGGAGTACATGGCGAATCTGGACCAGGCGCCCGACCCGACGGTGAGGCGAGACACCTTCTCCAATGAAATCTTCAGCGCTTACGAAGTCCTTTTCAACAACTGGCTACAGACCCGGGAAACCAAG CTGAGACTGGCCGTCGTGGAGGCGCTTGGCCCCATGAGCCACCTGCTGCCCAGTGAGAAGCTGGAGGAGCAGCTCCCTCGCCTCGTCCCAGGGATCCTGACCCTGTACAGGAAGCCAGCAGAGGCCTACTATGTGTCCAAG AGCTTGTGCCAGATCCTCGAGGCAGCAGTCAACATCGGCAGCCGCACGTTGGACACGCAGCTGGAGGCCCTGCTCAACGCCCTGCAGCTCCAG ATCTGCTCCCCTCTGGACTCCTCCACACCAGTCCAGCTGAAGAATCACAATGAGGTCCTTCGTTGTTTCACTGTGCTTG CCTCTTCCTTCCCGGACCGTTTGCTGGGATTTCTGCTTCCAAAGCTGGAGTCGGGCAACGAGCGGACGCGAGTGGGAACCCTCACTATCCTGCGCCAAATCATCAACAGTgcct CCTCTCAGATGGAGATCAAGAAGCCATTCATCCTTTCTTCCATGAAGCTGCCCCTGCAGGACAACAACAATAAG GTGAAGCGGGCTGTGGTGCAACTGATCAGCGCCATGGCCCACCACGGGTACCTGGAGCAGCCGGGCGGGGAAGCCCTGATCGAGTTCCTCATCCGCCAGTGTGCCCTCCCCGCGGACCAG CCCCCCCAGCTCCCGCGGAGACATTCCCTAGAAATGGAGGACTTGACCGACGGCCACGTCCGGGACATCAGTGTGAACACGCTTTTCCTCATCAGCACTACGGTGGACAGGATGGCCGAC GTCCTCTGGCCGTACCTGCTGGAGTTTGTGATCCCCATCCACTTGAGCAACGCCCTGACCCCGCTCTGCAAGAGCCTCATCTTTCTGGCTGCGCAGAGGCAAGAGAAGGACGAGCCCGACTTCCAGCTCCTCTACGAAGCCGGGG CAACCCTCCCGACCCCTCATGCTCTCCTGGCAAGGCTTCTG GTCGTCTCTTCCCAGCCTCACGTGGGAGAAGGTCGTGCTGCCGCCGTCCTTCGCCTCCTGAACGTGCTCCACCTCAGCGTCCACAAGGCTCTGGGGCCGCTGTGGGGCAAGCAGATCCCCGCGTTGGTGGAACACCTGGAAGGTAAAG CAAATACGAAGGCTTCTCTGTCCCAGAAGGAATGGGAAGACCAGCTGCTCAAG TTCCTTCGACAGACCCTGGCGGCCATTTCGGACACACCTTGGACCAGTCAGCTGATCCTGGAGATGTGCAGACAGCTGAGCAGTTACAACGGGTCTCCTCTGGAGAAG AACTTCCTCTACAAATGCATTGGGACGGCCTTGGCTGCTTGTCCAAACAAGGATCTGGTGCGGAAGCAACTGCAGGAGCTCCTGGAAACGGCCAGATACCAGGAGGAAGCAGAGCGAGAG GGCCTGGCCTCCTGCCTGGGGCTGTGTGCCGTCAGTCACCTGGATGAGACCCTTGCCAAGCTGGAGGAGTTCGTGAAGTCGGATGTCTTCAAAAAATCCGCAGGGCTGTTCAGTATCTTCAAG GATCGCAGTGACAACGAGGTGGAGAAGGTCAAGAGCACCCTCATCCTGTGCTACGGCTTTGTGGCCAAGCACGCCCCGAAGGAGCTGGTGCTGGCGCGGATCGATGCCGACATCCTCCGCAACATCTTCCTCTACTTCAACACAAAG GACCTGATGCTGAAGCTGTGTCTCATCCGGAGCATCTGCCTCATCTGCCAGGCCATCTGCAACAGCACCCAGTCGGGCGACTTCACCTTCTCCCGCAAGGCGGAGCTGGTTTCGCAGATGATG GATTTTATCAAGGCGGAGCCTCTGGACTCCCTGCGAACTCCCATCCGCCAGAAGGCGATGACAGCCTGCATGTTCCTGGT GGTCCTGGAGCCGCCCCTGAGCGAGGCGGAGAAGGCTGAGCTGGTGGAGACGTCCCTGGGCAGcgtcctccccctgcccctgccgGAAGCCCTCAGGGAGAAGGACGGGCCGCCGGGGCTGGAGGCTGAGCACAAAGAG CCTCTGTGGTGCGACACCCTTCGTGCCCTCAAGGACCTGCTGAAGAGCATCCTGCACAGACACATGACCCCCCACGGCCTGCAGACCATGTTTGAG CACCTGAGCCCCTGGATCAAGTCCACCAAGGAGCACGAGAGGGAGCGAGGCGTCGAAGTGAGCGCGGCCGTCTTGGAGTTCTACCGGGAGAAGCTGAACGTCAAC ACGGTGGTCCCTTTCTACAACGTGGGGCTGCTGATTGCGCTCTTCGCCCCCCGCTGCACTGACTCCCTGGCCGGCACCCGCCAGCACGCGGTCGACTGCGTCTACAGCCTTTTGTACATCCAGCTGTACTATGAGG GGTTTGCTCGAGATCATAAGGACGAGTCTCTGGAGAAGCTGAAAGCCCTGAAGGCCGGCCTGAGGGACCCCGACGTCAACACCCTCTTCCAGGCCTGCTGCAACATAGCCAAG GTCATAGCCAAGCGCCTCCCCCCCGACCAgctgctcagcctcctcctctccatgcTGGAGGGCTTGGCGGATCCGGACAAGAACTGTTCCCGGGCAGCCACCGTGGTGGTCAACTCCCTCCTGAAGGAGCGTGGGGCTGTCCTGCTGGAGaag GTGCCGGAGATCCTGGCGATGGTGCACTGCAAGCTGcaggaggtggaagaggaggcTGTCCGGAAGGCAGCCCAGCAGACGGTCCACATCCTGGCCACCCAGCACAAGGCCGCCGTGGTCTCCAGCCTCCTGGGCAACCCTCTGCCCTTGGACAG CTGCAGCTGCCTCATGTGGCGGGCCCTGGCCTCGGAGCCCCCCCTCGCCACCCAGGTCTTGGAGCTGCTCCTGGAGAAAGTGAACCGGGACGTCCCCTACAAAGAGAACAAGTCCTTCTTGCGGGGCAGCGGCTCTGAGCGCGTGGCCACTTTCTTCCCCCTGGCG gcCACATGTGCTCTGCATGAGATCATGTCTGTCCCGGAGTGTGGCCAGGCCATCGTgggcctctatgccgagctcttTGTCTCCCTCCTGCTCCGGGTCAGCTGCACGGTGGGCGTCCATCTCCCCAAGAACATGCAGTCCAAGGAGAGGAAGAGCGCCGGCCGCGGGCAGCCCCTCCGGCCGCTGGACCCCTGCAG CTCTGCAGTGGAGACCCTCAAGGCCATGCTGACGCAGGGGGGCAGCGAAGAGGTGGCCAGGGCAGTGTCTGCCTCCGGCGGCTGGGAGTCCCTGAGGAGCATGGAGAGGCACCACGACGGCGTTGCCGTCCTGGCCAG CGCCATGGCGAAGCACGCTGGGCCCAAGCTGCCCCTGATTGTGAAGACCCTCTCCCCCATGCTGAACAGCATCTACGACAGCCAGCGCTTGACCACCACGGCCTTCTTTGCGGAG CTCCTCAGCAGCAACGTGGTGAATGACCTGGTCCTGCTGGCGTCTGTGATGGACAGCATGACGGCCCGGCAGAGGGACCCCTGCACCTCCGTGCGGATGCTGGCCCTGCGGGGCCTGGGCAACATGGCTTCAGGCTCGCCGGAGAAG GTGAGGCGGCACGGGGCTCAGCTGCTGGCTTCCATGATGAACGGCATGGATGACAAGGACGATCCCCACAGCCTGGTTGCCCTGGAAGCCATGGGGGGCCTGGCCAAGATCCTGGGCTTTCTGGAGGAGAGGGACGTCCGCTCCATGCTGCTCCACATCGCCATCCGCATCCGGCCGTTCTTCGATAGT GAGAAGCACGAGCTCCGCAGGTCGTCCATCCTCCTCTTTGGCCACCTGACCAAGTTCAGTGCCGGCAGCTGCGAAGAGGCTTTCTTTGAGCAGATCCTGAACGGGCTGGTCACCCTGCTGCTTCACTTGCAGGACCCAAAGCCAGAGGTCGTCAAG gcttgcAAGTTTGCCCTGCGCCAGTGCGGCCCCAGCATGGGCTGCGCCGTCCTTTGCGACATGTTCCAAAACCACCTCCATGAGGACCGCAGCCTCCACTATGGCGAGTTCATGAATGACGCCTGCAAACACCTG ATGCAGTATTACCCCGACACGCTGAGTCGTCTGGTGGCCACAAACCTCTTCTACTTCAAGAGCAACTGGCCGGACATCCGGGCGGCTGCCCCCATGTTTGTAG GCTTCCTTGTCCTCCACGTTGACAGAGAGCACAGCCAGCAGCTGGACCTGGATGAGCTCATTGCCG